The following proteins are co-located in the Gossypium hirsutum isolate 1008001.06 chromosome A02, Gossypium_hirsutum_v2.1, whole genome shotgun sequence genome:
- the LOC107931652 gene encoding putative protein TPRXL: MACQDLLVVVTLVFMVIVGAFPVDSSPSPVPSKASSPSKSPSPSSPASSPESPSIKSPSQSSNGSSFSPSKSNEGVPSSSHLGAPNISSSSSSPSPSQSDNANTNKG, from the coding sequence ATGGCATGCCAAGATCTTCTTGTTGTTGTTACACTTGTTTTCATGGTTATTGTTGGGGCATTTCCAGTCGACTCGTCACCTTCACCAGTCCCTTCCAAGGCATCTTCACCTTCGAAGTCACCATCTCCTTCTTCTCCGGCTTCTTCCCCCGAGTCCCCCTCCATTAAGTCACCGTCACAATCCTCTAATGGCTCCTCTTTTTCACCATCAAAGTCCAACGAAGGAGTACCCAGTTCATCTCATCTTGGAGCCCCAAATATCTCTTCAAGCTCTTCTTCCCCTAGCCCTAGTCAAAGCGACAATGCTAACACCAACAAAGGATAA